From the genome of Pungitius pungitius chromosome 20, fPunPun2.1, whole genome shotgun sequence:
CTGCGGCTGCAGAGCTGAAGACAGATGGAATCATACAATTAAACGAAAAACCTAACGGAAAATTAGTTTGAGTCCTATttaattgacattttatttatcGCATTTCATCTTCTCTATGCAATGGGCAGATCTGCGGTGTCCCTTGCACACAGAGCAAATCTTTAAATTAGTCAGATTGCATAGCTTGTTTCTTCATTTCAACTGTTGCTCAAattcaaaacataaaaaagaggACTAGCTAAGCCCTTGTAGTCACTTTCAAAAATCtgaatagatgtgtgtgtagaagatATATATAGGTTTCTCATATGGGTGACTGTGGAACGCGGTTGTCCTCAGTCAGAAGATTGGCGGTCTGATCACAGGCCCGGGCCATGTAGCTATGACTACAGTGTATCAATGATAGTTACTTCTGGGCAAGTGGCCCTGTATGGTAGCTTCTTTCATGGGTGTgtatgggtgaatgatgacaggAAGTGTTACATTTCCTTGTacgactagaaaagcgctataaatatacagtatacaatGTACCATTTTACTCATAGATTATGTTCATAGACCATCTTGCGCTAAACTGACAGGACGCTGTGGTTTACTATTAGGGAAGTTATTGCTTTTCAAATGTTTACAGCGAACATAATCGGTCTGCTTACAAGAGGAAAAAGGAGTTCCATGCagcttgttttcctttttactgGTATAGTTTGGTTCCATGTTCTCTGTGGTAACGTTTGCCACTTAAACCTGATCTCATTTAGAACAGAGTGAAATAGCAACACCTATCTACTACCAACCACTTAAcaataacatattttaaatgaacatctgCTCGAACCAACATAACTaagaacataaaataaatgaccaGATGGCTTAAGATTGGAGTTTGATGGAGTAATTTAATATTGTGAGAGCAAAAAACtttcattttacaaaacaattttttttaaatgaacccaaacatcttttaaaatgaaattaaaatcaatacagagagagagagagagagagagagagagagaaaacatccTCTATTGCTTGAAATGTCCACCATCAGACTTCTTTGAGACTCCATGGACTTTATTAGCTGtgacagagaaagacaaaacagcAATGAGTATGTGCAAAAGGTGCAATTGAgatattaattaaataatgcctttttattaaattaattaatatcttcaaacattttattggGGATGCCCCCTCAAACATGATGTATATTATTCAATGCAAGGGATACTGTTAACAAGCTGAACAGTTCCAGTAAACAGAATGCAGCATCATTACCGTCCACTCACCTGCTCTGCGCTTTTGACCACTTCAGGGCGTGTCTCGGAGGCACAGCTGTGGTCGGGTGGTAGAAGGTACATCCAGCTCGTTTACACTGTGCCGCGAAGCGGCAAGGCtgtagaggagaggaaaacaaaattttcCAAGTCACATGGCTTGGATTTGTGCAAAATGTATTGACTGGAAGAcatgggagaaaaagaaatgacacattttcaaattaaagcaCCATGATCCAAATACCGTTGCAGATCAGAGCATCACATTCCACACTTTGCAATGTCTTACCTTTGGATGATAAAACGGGCAGTCCATCTTCTTGCACTCCGGGAAGAAGCGGCATACACTCGCAGTTTGCATGGTCGGCACTGCTGTGAGCACAGGGAGTACAAGTTAGAGGTGCAGATGGGACGATCTTCACATCCCTTTTATGTTGCTTCTTTATCCGTGAGCTGTCAATGCAAACAAAGCCCTTTAAGAGCGTATCATAGTTGTCTGAAGAAATTGCGGTGAGAGCACCTGGcctgggaggaggagcggctgtGCTTCTTCGGCTGACATGAGTGAACGGACAGTCTGGCTTGGAGCACCTGCCGTCGTATTTACAGTTGGGATGCACAAAAAGGCATCTATCTCCAAACTTGCAAGCGGGAAAAGTCCTTCAGAGACACAAATCGTTGAAAAATTTGGTTGGTGCCCGGCAATGAAAACTGCATTTATCGTATATTTGACTTTAACCGAAATACTCACTTGCACTGTGCTGTAGGGTGATGGTACAAACACTCGTCTCCACTGTTACAGACCGGCCAGAACTTGCAGCGCTCCGTCACTTTACGTTTCTTTAAAGAGAcggcgccctcctcctccatcgcaACCTCCATCATATCACCTGTCAGAAGACAACGCAACTTAGAGCACATACTGAGGTACAGTGTTTGAAGTGTAAGGTATTATTAACGCAGTAAAGGATAACGGTAACAAGATCCCACACCTTCTGCTGATGCGATTCCCCCCTGAAGTCTGTGAAGGATGCTGACTTTGGACTGTCTGATGACGGGGGCGGTCGAGTCGGTGACCTTTGAGGGCGGTCTCACATATTCCAGCTCCATCTCACAGTCTCCGAGATTGCCCAGCGGGCTTGGGACTCCGTCCAATGTCACTATGAACTTGGGGCTTGCAGAGTCATTCCTCTCCTTACTGGGGTGAAAATAGAAATGCATAtatatgtttaaatgaaaagaactgAAAATTGACTCTAATAGCATTCATctttgcgcgcgtgtgtgtgtgtgtgtgtgtgtgtgtgtgtgtgtgtgtgtgtgtgtgtgtgtgtgtgtgtgtgtgtgtgtgtgtgtgtgtgtgtgtgtgtgtgtgtgtgtgtgtgtgtgtgtgtgtgtgtgtgtgtgtgtgtgtgtgtgtgtgtgtgtgtgtgtgtgtgtgtgtgtgtgtgtgtgtgtgtgtgtgtgtgtgtgtgtgtgtgtgtgtgtgtgtgtgtgtgtgtgtgtgtgtgtgtgtgtacccggGCTGGACAGTGCGCGGTAGGGCAGACTGGACTTCCCCTTTGACCTGAGGATGAAGCTGGCTTCTGGTTGAAGTCTCTCCCAGCTGCGGCCGGCTCACTATGAAGGAGCGGGTATCAAATGGCTTCGTCTCACTGCCTTCAACGACCTCGGTACCTAGAAAATACCAAACGCAGACATCTCAACAGTGGCCCCACGGAGGACAATCCATAAGGCCTCTTCTGAGATATTTATTATTAGGTAGCACTTTAACATGTTTTCAAGGGGAAAAATGTGAGGAATCTCTTAATGTAATACTTGCTAATTTTGGCCTAAACagcatgcaaaaaaacagaactcaCCAATGtcactttcctctcctctttcactGCTGTCGGCTAAGTCCAGCTGAAGGCGAGAAGCTAAGGATCTCACCGGAGCTGACAGGAAAACATTAGAAGAGTGATCGGTGGAGTAAAAGCAGATTATTTACATTACTTGATTATTTTAGCTCACTGGGATTCTTTGAGATTGTTTAAAGCGGTGTTCGGCAAAAAGGCACACCGTGTGCTGCACCAGCTCTACTCTTCACCTACCAGAGGTTCTGGAGGGAGGCTGTTCTGCAGAGGTGTAGGTCTGAACCCTGGGGGTCAGGCTGTGGAGGTGCTCCTGCACCAGCTGGATGGCTGCAGTCATCTCCTCACTGCTGGCCATGCGAGTACGAGGTGCAACAGGAACGGTCTGCCTCTTGGGTACTGGGGTCAAAAAGGTCAATGTAAGGGATAACGGCAACTACAGAGTTACATAAACTGCAGTAAATGAATGCGTTGCCATGCCAATTTTGTTAAACATACTTCCGGGGTAGGCTGTGGTTTTGGTAATGGAGTCTTGAGCCTCCGAGATGGCCTTCAGTATCAGGTTCCGGTTGGCTTGCTTGGCTGGGGGCAGAGTGGGCCTGAAACCATAGACAACACAGATGTAAAACTTTAGCTGTCCGATTATTAAAAAGATAAATGGTTGCTTCATTGTCATAGAGTTTTTATGTGGTCACTACTGCAAAGCGAAATATAGATTACAAATGTATGCAAATACCTGGACAAACCACATTTTGGTTATTAGAAGTGAATTGCAAGCTTTTCAGGTGCTAAAATCCACTAATTTGTGTACCATATGTTATATAATATCACATGAGGTGTTGACACTGACTTGCGCTCTGGTTTGGAGGGTAAGGACACTCTACTGGAAAGGCCTCTGCCTCCGTAGCctgtatcctcctcctcctcttccacgtTGTCGCTGTCGTCGTCCGCTGCTCGGCTCACTCGCACCACCGAGCTCGCTACCGGCGCCTTACGCTTCCGTGACAACtcctcttgctgctgctgaacaTGGACACAGATCATTGTAATTGTGGCTCCTAAACTTCATCTGCTCGGCCACAGGTCCACAGAAAGTTGCTGTACAGTTATCAAAAACTATACCCTGCTGGATCCGGTTCTGGAGCTTCTACTGCTTCTGCTGTCCTGCTGCCTAGAGTGAGAGGATCCTTCTGATGGTCGACACCTTTCTGTTGAGCTTAATGAAGAAAATCTGCTCTGACCCGGTTTGTAGATTTCAGCTGTGGGTCTACTAGCTGATCCGCGTGTTCGACCATGGTTGGTGCCTATTTCTACTGGATCATCGGCAATGAGGTCATCATCCATCTCTGGCTTGATGTCAATAACAGCATCTAGTGGGAGCAGCTCCATGAGGGGCTTGACAGTGGAGGTTAGTCGAGAGGAGTTCTTCTCCAAGTTGCCCCTTCTGATGACAGATAGAagaacacatgtttttttttttacatttgcaagCACCATcatgcttaaaaaaacatttagcgtCAGCACAAAAGAGAACTCTGGCCTTGCATTATGCACCTGCTTTCGTGAGCGGAACTGGACACGCGTGCTTCGGTCCTATCCGAGCGCGAGCTGGACACCGTCAGTACCTTCAACTCCTCTGCTCGGCTGTCCTCACTATCAGAGGACCGGTTCTTCTCAGCCACAATACCACCGTCAGATTGGATAGGATTTGCACTTAGGGATGCAGGCTCTGCAACAACCGTGCAGACAAAACAGAGGAAGAGAACAGGAGAGTTTGGTTGAGATACTAAAGCTTTGTATAAAACAGCTGTCCCTTCAGCTGGTTACCCTCAACGTAGTCTGACTTACCGACTGCAACAGATCTCAACTTCTCAAGGACACCCTGTAGcctaaaaatcaataaaaaaagaaaagatgttaCAGCTAGAACTTTTGTAGTGTTGAGATAAAGATCTGAGAAGTGTTAAAGGTGGAAGATTCATTCCACAAACTCATCGTACCACACTGTGAATTTAAGAGTGTTATGGCcgagaaaaagggagagatcGTCAGCCATTTGTTGAGATGTTTTCTTGTTTGCAACCATCACCATAATATAATCAGGTAGCTCCTCATCTAAATCAGGAAAGAGAGGGAAAGCATTCACGTTAATTGCCGCATGGACTGTGTGATTGGGGTATCGAGCGGCCATCCATTCACTTACCGATATATGCACCGAGCTCTTGAAGCTTGCCCTTGATTGCCGCCTGGAACAGAACAAACGTGAAGTAAATTGATACCATCTAACGTTAGCAAGCCGAACAAATGATGGACAGCACCCCTTGCTGCGCTGATCTTAACGACCGGTAAAAAAGCACTGCGTATCGTTATCTAAATCAtatagaaacaaataaaaagtagcCAATAAGTCATTAAATCTGCCCGTTACATATTCACGAACCAAAGATTCCACTGGccttaataaatgaaaaacattaacattaacattcgGACCGACTGTGATATAGCATTAGCACGCTAACGTTAACTAGTAACGCATATGGTACTGATATCTTTACCAGGCCTTGGGTTCGGTTATATACGTTGTATTAGGCATATAACGTTACTTACTCTTATTTTCTTGCTTATCTCCGTACCAATCTCCATTCTAGTCGTTTAATTCAAGTAAATAGGTTATAAAAGAAGCGACTGTTGCTTTAGAGTAACCGCTAACTAACAGCTAACCAACAGGGACAATTGTGACGTAGGATCACGTGGGCCGACTAAGGTAGCCGAAGAGGGACATATTAAGGACAGCATCGCTATCTATTGTGATCTCTATATGCAGTCTGTGAGATATCaataacatttgtttatttcatgaaaataaaaaatatatttttaagaaaatattTGTCCTAGAGAAACTTCTATCGAAGGAATCAATTCTCAAACacataatactaataatataatattgcaTAAGCATTTGataaaaaatatctttaaaaaaagagattaaTGCTAGATCTACACAATGCAATAGATGAGAGAAAACTTAtgtaatgcaacaaaaaataatgcaaaataaGTTTTATAAGTGCAGTTTAAGGGAAGCCGGGACGTAAGCATGATCAGAGAACATCCAGGGTACAATAtggctttttttctcattcacaGCAGGTCTCAATACCAAGGTTGTTTGCATGTATAAAATATTTTGTCACGTTTGTACGTTAATGACACAATgaacagtttttgttttttatgtttactcAAGATTTTCACCTTCACATTAAGGTgatgattacatttaaaaaatatatggcGATCAAATGCTGCAATAATCATTTTTGTTGTGATTGTAGTACGGTATTTTGCAGCGATACTAAAtttaaggaaaggaaaggaaaagcaaccatgaagacAATATCCTATTTGAATGCTGGATCCACAAGATGGCAGAAGAGACCATCAAGAACAAACACTGATCCCAAACCTCGGTGAGGACATGTCATATTACTTAAATGGATTGATTTATTCCACTGATGAATGATAAAAATAGATTGAGAAATGTAAAATTGCTTACCCCTGTCAggccattaaaatgaaaatgtaatcattGTTTGAATATCCTACAGATCTAAAAGATAATGTATTCACTAAACCAATCAAAGACGTTGTAGCTCATGTTGGACAAACTAAAATCATTCTGGGGTTCTAAAAGTTCAAGTTTGTGTGAGTGAAGAAAACACTCATGTTAGtgttaaaatataaattcactttaattttaaatgattatgtgGCACGTGACTTTGACTTTCTAATGTTCATAAGCCGTATGTTTTCTTCAGATATTATTTCCTGTTTTGCAGCCCCTCAATGCCAACCAACAATGACGGGAAGGACCTTGCTCTCCGTCTAGACGAGCGTGCTAGTCACACTAAGCCGTGGCCGTCTGCTTCGCTTCTCTGTCTGCTTTTTTCCCACCGCCTGTTGCACAAATTGTTTGTACAAACATCaacttggttatttttttaacccCAATCATGTCATATAAGAACAGACGTCAGCCTCTAATGATATTAATGTTTATACATTTTGCATATTCATATTGTCATCATGTCATTACACACAATGTGAGTGTTCTTGCACACTTGTGCTACAACACAGTCCCAAGTGTTGTCAACCTGTGGATTCCCTTGTGAATGACAGGGTTATAATGAAAGTTTTTGTCGGACCAAAACTCTCACGAATCCCCAGGAAATCATCATCAGATCATTTGTCCTACGCACCACAAGTTGCTGTAGTTTGTCATTAATGTCAGGGGGGAAGCAGGAGTAGTTTCCTTTTCTTCGTTCTATGGGAATGAAACAGAGCCTTGAGAGGCTTGTGTGCAGAAACAAGTACAACTCCCGGCAGAGCGAGGCTTTATCTCATTGTGGCTCATTTCTCTAGTTGGCTTAATTGGATcaaggcagagggaggaggtctGCAGTGACCCATGTAACAATAGTATTGCACCAACATCCATTAGCAGAAGCAAATCAGCCCTCGCACTGTATCATCACAACCATTAAGCCCGAGCGGCCACGTGGTCGGTGGTGGTGTATTTTTGTCACCTAATCGGTGATATTGCCGTGTAACTGCAGCGCACACCGGGTGCGTGCCGCATCGATCGCTACGTGGCCAGAAAtataaaccaaaccaaaacctTGAATGCAAAGAGTGTTGGCAGCTTCCTGTTAACCTTGACGTCACTTTGAGATTTCCATACTTACCTCGTTTCACCTGCGGGAACCTCGACTTAAGCCTCAGCTCACCGATGGTAATTTTGGGCCCGGGCAGGGCGGCTGGGTAATCTGGATAACTCCCTGTACTCAAACATTACTGTTTGAACACAATTTAAATGAACGCGACACAGCAAAAAGCTCTCCAGGTGTTGGCAGGTGTATATTTGTACTGTACTGTGCAGTGCCATGCTAGCTcccagtcttcatgctaagctcgACTAACCACATCCTGGCTCCGTATCCGGAATCGTGAAATTGTCAGCATTCTTCTCGGTGAAAGTACACACATAGGTGTATTTCTTGTTTTGTTAAACTATTGCTGTAACACTGTGGCAAAGGGATGCTGTATGACCTCTCCTGTCATGTATGTAGTATAATACTACTGAAAGCTGTttggaaataaagagaaatgATTGTCTACTGGAGTAGTAACTATATGGCAGACCTACTACTGTCTAAAAGCAAGACAGAATTATTATGCGACAATTCACAATAAATgtcttctgattctgattcacaACCTACAGTTAACTCAAATCCGGATTCCCACCCCGACCTTTCCACAGACCATTTCTTATTGTGTATGATTTTTTGGATACGTGTCTTTTAGGGTTTCAGGTGACACATACCACATTTGCATGGCAATTATAACTTGCCAGAAAAACAAGATAAGAGTGCAGTGTGAAAAACACTTGTGAAAAGGTTATGTTCATGCAGCTGCATGCAGCCACCATCTGTAGGCCTTTGTATGTGACCGCAAATCTGCTATCCTGCGGCTGGCATCCAATCCTGAGACTGTGGTAATTCTACTTCCCTTTTCTGCGAAATGTTGTCAtaaactagaagaagagtcTCTTCAGTTGTGAATCACCCGATAAACCTCTGCGAATTCCTCAGCTCTGGGGTTCTTTTACTTTGCATACTTTTGCCACTCAGCCTCCTCATGTCTTCCTAACCACTTCACCATTGGGGAAAGTGTCATGTTGCAGTTTGTACAAGTCAAGAACCTGCCCAGAGGCAGGAGAAAGGGAAACGAAAGGAAGTAAAGGTGGATTACAGGTTAACAGAAACAGCGCAGGGGAAGACAATTCTTTGCACCTGCTCTGACAATGTCCAGAAACCTAAGACGGGCTTTCCTGGACCAGATGACACCCGCTAGAatgaagctgctgcagctgggtgtcacattttcattttgcaaagatacacacacatagaggaaGACTTGTACGCACAGAACCACACTGTGGAACAGCTGCTCAGATTTGACACGTTGATAGTGACGCAGAGGTGATGTCAGAAAAGTTCCAGTGGaatttttggtctttttttgtgcagagacaaaaaagacaaaaaaaacacgcaaacatttacatttgcttATTTGGAACCACGTTGCAATGCAATGTGgtcctttaaataaaacaaatccgTGTGCAATAGGTCGGGACATGTTTCACAGCTGGTGTGATCGCTGTTGGCAAAGCGGCTGGAGATTTGATGGAGGGACTGGTGGGTCACCGCAGCGATGAGTCTCAATGAGTCAGGGTGACAACATTCCCAGATCGGTCCGTCTCCGTGTTGTGTGGGAGTCCAGGTCGAGGTTCAAGACAAAAACATTCAAGGAATTACACAACCTGGAAAGCGGCCGGCATAACTTGGCACACTCTGTACTGTAATCTGTGAAATGTCAACTAACAGCAGCCTCATCAAACTGCAtctacttttgtttgtgtggagTCTTTTTTCTTCAGCTTTAACCTTctttcaatgttttcttttacatacacacaccaacCACCTACACACGCTGGGTATGTTTTGGAAGATTCTTGAATAGATATGAACTGTTTGTTCTGAGCAAAGCCTGACCTGAAACAGCTCGCTCTGTGTAAAGGTAGAATTCATTCTCTGAAACACACATTTCTAAATCTCTCTTGCCATCTCGAGACGCCTTTATTTAATCAAGTTACATTGTAACTGTTTTACATACAGAGGGTTTAGTCTTCATTCTGAGCTAAAGTAGATTAGCTTCCTGCTCCCTCTCATCATGACATAAGCACATTTCCAAAC
Proteins encoded in this window:
- the zc3h14 gene encoding zinc finger CCCH domain-containing protein 14 isoform X2, which encodes MEIGTEISKKIRAAIKGKLQELGAYIDEELPDYIMVMVANKKTSQQMADDLSLFLGHNTLKFTVWLQGVLEKLRSVAVEPASLSANPIQSDGGIVAEKNRSSDSEDSRAEELKVLTVSSSRSDRTEARVSSSAHESRRGNLEKNSSRLTSTVKPLMELLPLDAVIDIKPEMDDDLIADDPVEIGTNHGRTRGSASRPTAEIYKPGQSRFSSLSSTERCRPSEGSSHSRQQDSRSSRSSRTGSSRQQQEELSRKRKAPVASSVVRVSRAADDDSDNVEEEEEDTGYGGRGLSSRVSLPSKPERKPTLPPAKQANRNLILKAISEAQDSITKTTAYPGIPKRQTVPVAPRTRMASSEEMTAAIQLVQEHLHSLTPRVQTYTSAEQPPSRTSAPVRSLASRLQLDLADSSERGEESDIGTEVVEGSETKPFDTRSFIVSRPQLGETSTRSQLHPQVKGEVQSALPRTVQPGKERNDSASPKFIVTLDGVPSPLGNLGDCEMELEYVRPPSKVTDSTAPVIRQSKVSILHRLQGGIASAEGDMMEVAMEEEGAVSLKKRKVTERCKFWPVCNSGDECLYHHPTAQCKTFPACKFGDRCLFVHPNCKYDGRCSKPDCPFTHVSRRSTAAPPPRPVPTMQTASVCRFFPECKKMDCPFYHPKPCRFAAQCKRAGCTFYHPTTAVPPRHALKWSKAQSS
- the zc3h14 gene encoding zinc finger CCCH domain-containing protein 14 isoform X1; translated protein: MEIGTEISKKIRAAIKGKLQELGAYIDEELPDYIMVMVANKKTSQQMADDLSLFLGHNTLKFTVWLQGVLEKLRSVAVEPASLSANPIQSDGGIVAEKNRSSDSEDSRAEELKVLTVSSSRSDRTEARVSSSAHESRRGNLEKNSSRLTSTVKPLMELLPLDAVIDIKPEMDDDLIADDPVEIGTNHGRTRGSASRPTAEIYKPGQSRFSSLSSTERCRPSEGSSHSRQQDSRSSRSSRTGSSRQQQEELSRKRKAPVASSVVRVSRAADDDSDNVEEEEEDTGYGGRGLSSRVSLPSKPERKPTLPPAKQANRNLILKAISEAQDSITKTTAYPGIPKRQTVPVAPRTRMASSEEMTAAIQLVQEHLHSLTPRVQTYTSAEQPPSRTSAPVRSLASRLQLDLADSSERGEESDIGTEVVEGSETKPFDTRSFIVSRPQLGETSTRSQLHPQVKGEVQSALPRTVQPGKERNDSASPKFIVTLDGVPSPLGNLGDCEMELEYVRPPSKVTDSTAPVIRQSKVSILHRLQGGIASAEGDMMEVAMEEEGAVSLKKRKVTERCKFWPVCNSGDECLYHHPTAQCKTFPACKFGDRCLFVHPNCKYDGRCSKPDCPFTHVSRRSTAAPPPRPAVPTMQTASVCRFFPECKKMDCPFYHPKPCRFAAQCKRAGCTFYHPTTAVPPRHALKWSKAQSS
- the zc3h14 gene encoding zinc finger CCCH domain-containing protein 14 isoform X3, with amino-acid sequence MEIGTEISKKIRAAIKGKLQELGAYIDEELPDYIMVMVANKKTSQQMADDLSLFLGHNTLKFTVWLQGVLEKLRSVAVEPASLSANPIQSDGGIVAEKNRSSDSEDSRAEELKVLTVSSSRSDRTEARVSSSAHESRRGNLEKNSSRLTSTVKPLMELLPLDAVIDIKPEMDDDLIADDPVEIGTNHGRTRGSASRPTAEIYKPGQSRFSSLSSTERCRPSEGSSHSRQQDSRSSRSSRTGSSRQQEELSRKRKAPVASSVVRVSRAADDDSDNVEEEEEDTGYGGRGLSSRVSLPSKPERKPTLPPAKQANRNLILKAISEAQDSITKTTAYPGIPKRQTVPVAPRTRMASSEEMTAAIQLVQEHLHSLTPRVQTYTSAEQPPSRTSAPVRSLASRLQLDLADSSERGEESDIGTEVVEGSETKPFDTRSFIVSRPQLGETSTRSQLHPQVKGEVQSALPRTVQPGKERNDSASPKFIVTLDGVPSPLGNLGDCEMELEYVRPPSKVTDSTAPVIRQSKVSILHRLQGGIASAEGDMMEVAMEEEGAVSLKKRKVTERCKFWPVCNSGDECLYHHPTAQCKTFPACKFGDRCLFVHPNCKYDGRCSKPDCPFTHVSRRSTAAPPPRPAVPTMQTASVCRFFPECKKMDCPFYHPKPCRFAAQCKRAGCTFYHPTTAVPPRHALKWSKAQSS